The nucleotide sequence CGTAACCGGCCGTCCTGTCGCGCACGACCGGCTGCGCCGCGGCGTCCAGCGCCGCCGCCGGGTCGACCAGGCCGTACCCGCGCGCGTCGTCGCGACCGCCCTTGGGTGACTCGCGCGCGGTGTCGGCGAGGAGCCGCTTGATCTGCGCGGGGGTGAGGCCGGGGTGCGCGGAGCGGAGCAGCGCGACGGTGCCGGAGACGAAAGCGGCGGCGGGGCTGGTGCCCCAGCCTTCGTAGTACTTGCGGTCGGGGTCGGCGAGGACGACGTCGACGCCGGGGGCGCTGACCGTGGCGTACCAGCGGCGGGTGGAGAAGGCCGCGTGTGTGCCGTACCGGTCGACGGCCGTCACGGCGATCACGCCGGGGTAGGCGGCGGGGTACGAGATGTGGTTGCCCTTCTCGCCGCCGTTGCCGGCGGAGGCGACGACGACGGTGCCCTTGGCGAGCGCGTACTGGACTGCGTCGTCCTCGCCCCTCTCCGGGTGCGCCGAGGCGCTGTCGTCGCCGAGGGAGAGGTTGATGACGTCGGCGCCGTGGTCGGCGGCCCAGCGGATGCCGTCGGCGAGGGCGCCGCCCTTGGAGTCGCGGGCCCGGTCCCGTGCCGGGTCGGAGCCTTCGAGGATGACCCGGACGGGCAGGATCTTGGCCTGCGGCGCGATGCCGAGTACCCCTTCTTCGTTGCCCGGCCCGTGGCCGTGTCCGGCGATGATGCCGGCCATGCCGGTGCCGTGCCGGGCCCAGGAGCGGTCGCCGCGCTCGGCGCCGAAGCCGATGAAGTCCTTGCCGGGGAGCACCTGTCCTTCGAGGTCGGGGTGGCTGCCGTCGACCCCCGTGTCGAGGACGGCGACGGTGACGCCGTGGCCCTGCGCGGTGCGCCAGGCGGCTTCCGTGTGCAGCTCTTCGAGACCCCACTGCTGGTCGCGGAGTGAGTCGGCGTGCGCGGGCGCCGCCGGTACGAGGAGGGCGAAGGACGTGGCGGCGAGGGCGGCGGCGAGCCGGCTGCGCCTCACTCGTCCGTCCCCGGGCTCGCCTCGACCGTCTTGCGCAGCCCGCGCTCGACGCGGTCGGCGATGCCCTTGGCCTCCTGGCCGAGGCCCGCCTGGGCGACGTCCGAGGT is from Streptomyces sp. NBC_00370 and encodes:
- the mycP gene encoding type VII secretion-associated serine protease mycosin; this encodes MRRSRLAAALAATSFALLVPAAPAHADSLRDQQWGLEELHTEAAWRTAQGHGVTVAVLDTGVDGSHPDLEGQVLPGKDFIGFGAERGDRSWARHGTGMAGIIAGHGHGPGNEEGVLGIAPQAKILPVRVILEGSDPARDRARDSKGGALADGIRWAADHGADVINLSLGDDSASAHPERGEDDAVQYALAKGTVVVASAGNGGEKGNHISYPAAYPGVIAVTAVDRYGTHAAFSTRRWYATVSAPGVDVVLADPDRKYYEGWGTSPAAAFVSGTVALLRSAHPGLTPAQIKRLLADTARESPKGGRDDARGYGLVDPAAALDAAAQPVVRDRTAGYARRYFGAGPDAPREKSEPSSWLAPVAGGLGGLFLAAAVVLWRGRRHSLGR